One genomic window of Longimicrobium sp. includes the following:
- the hprK gene encoding HPr(Ser) kinase/phosphatase codes for MPSTLTVDELLRTKKEPLGLELLTDGRGLVREIHNPDISSPGLVLTGYSERFPSDRVQVLGETEISFLESLDDDRRTSAIEAFLSFDIPVIFITKGQAPPEPLIDVANRVGTPVILSGLKTSEFYTRIKPFLEERFAPTTTMHGSLADVYGVGLLFTGTSGVGKSEAVLDLVERGHRLVADDLVIVSRRGHEVLIGRGHELQRHHMEIRGVGIIDVHRLFGIRAIRQQKRIEVVVQLEVWNGSATYDRTGLDPQFAEILGVPVPKVTIPLVPGKNITVVCEVVAMNHLLKFSGHDTAALFNRRLQARMSGTLEYLEEDYE; via the coding sequence TTGCCTTCCACCCTGACGGTCGACGAGCTGCTGCGCACCAAGAAGGAGCCGCTCGGTCTCGAGCTGCTCACCGACGGGCGCGGGCTGGTCCGCGAGATCCACAACCCCGACATCTCCAGCCCCGGGCTGGTGCTCACCGGCTACAGCGAGCGCTTTCCCAGCGACCGCGTGCAGGTGCTGGGCGAAACCGAGATCTCGTTCCTCGAGTCGCTGGACGACGACCGCCGCACCAGCGCCATCGAGGCGTTCCTTTCCTTCGACATTCCCGTCATCTTCATCACCAAGGGGCAGGCGCCGCCGGAGCCGCTGATCGACGTGGCCAACCGCGTGGGCACCCCGGTGATCCTCTCGGGGCTCAAGACCTCCGAGTTCTACACCCGCATCAAGCCGTTCCTGGAAGAGCGCTTCGCGCCCACCACCACCATGCACGGCTCGCTGGCCGACGTGTACGGCGTGGGGCTGCTCTTCACCGGCACCAGCGGGGTAGGGAAGAGCGAGGCGGTGCTCGACCTGGTGGAGCGCGGGCACCGGCTGGTGGCCGACGACCTGGTGATCGTGTCGCGGCGCGGGCACGAGGTGCTGATCGGGCGCGGGCACGAGCTGCAGCGGCACCACATGGAGATCCGCGGCGTGGGGATCATCGACGTGCACCGCCTGTTCGGCATCCGCGCCATCCGCCAGCAGAAGCGCATCGAGGTGGTGGTGCAGCTGGAGGTGTGGAACGGGAGCGCGACCTACGACCGCACGGGGCTGGATCCCCAGTTCGCCGAGATCCTGGGCGTGCCCGTGCCCAAGGTCACCATCCCGCTGGTGCCGGGAAAGAACATCACCGTGGTCTGCGAGGTGGTGGCGATGAACCACCTGCTGAAGTTCTCGGGCCACGACACCGCCGCGCTGTTCAACCGGCGGCTGCAGGCGCGCATGTCCGGGACCCTGGAGTACCTGGAGGAAGACTATGAGTGA
- a CDS encoding PTS sugar transporter subunit IIB, with product MPIVLFRVDERLIHGQVVVGWGGPLHADRIVVVDDDLAASPWEQELYCLGVPPEIEARFLSVATARGDLPAWKAEHKRTIVLVRDVATAARMAEGGLLAGEEVNLGGIHHAEGRARILSYLHLRPEERGQLDVIAAGGAEVSARDLPASKKVPLKELTPG from the coding sequence ATGCCGATCGTGCTGTTTAGGGTCGACGAACGGCTCATCCACGGCCAGGTGGTGGTGGGCTGGGGCGGCCCGCTCCACGCCGACCGCATCGTGGTGGTGGATGATGATCTCGCGGCCAGCCCGTGGGAGCAGGAGCTGTACTGCCTGGGGGTGCCCCCGGAGATCGAGGCGCGCTTCCTTTCCGTGGCCACCGCGCGCGGCGACCTGCCGGCGTGGAAGGCCGAGCACAAGCGCACCATCGTGCTGGTCCGCGACGTCGCCACCGCGGCCCGGATGGCCGAGGGCGGGCTGCTGGCGGGCGAAGAGGTGAACCTGGGCGGGATCCACCACGCCGAGGGGCGCGCGCGCATCCTCTCGTACCTGCACCTGCGCCCCGAGGAGCGCGGGCAGCTGGACGTGATCGCCGCCGGCGGGGCCGAGGTGTCGGCGCGGGACCTGCCCGCGTCGAAGAAGGTGCCGCTGAAGGAACTGACGCCCGGCTGA
- a CDS encoding PTS sugar transporter subunit IIC → MIPTAAQTAVLALLGGLVALDGTSVGQFMVSRPFVAAALGGLAVGRPMLGIQAGIVLEALHLAVLPVGAAKYPEGGPASVAVGGVFAASQSPPVAASATLLVAVLVALALEWVGGYSVERMRQFNVRFAGSPPEGVTPREVARRHLTPVAVDFARGAVLTLVGVGVLDLLLGTIDFSGFPEIAVGTVVRLAVVAGVASALRLFGRGNYPFFLAGAAAGAAVAWLR, encoded by the coding sequence ATGATTCCCACCGCCGCGCAGACCGCCGTGCTCGCCCTGCTGGGGGGCCTCGTCGCGCTCGACGGGACCTCGGTGGGGCAGTTCATGGTGTCGCGCCCCTTCGTGGCCGCCGCGCTCGGGGGGCTCGCCGTCGGCCGGCCGATGCTGGGGATCCAGGCGGGGATCGTGCTCGAGGCGCTGCATCTCGCGGTCCTCCCCGTGGGCGCGGCGAAGTACCCCGAGGGGGGCCCGGCCTCGGTGGCCGTGGGCGGCGTCTTCGCCGCCTCGCAGTCGCCCCCCGTCGCCGCGTCGGCCACGCTGCTGGTGGCCGTTCTGGTCGCCCTGGCGCTGGAGTGGGTGGGGGGATACTCGGTGGAGCGGATGCGCCAGTTCAACGTCCGCTTCGCCGGCTCGCCGCCCGAGGGAGTGACGCCGCGGGAGGTGGCGCGGCGCCACCTGACGCCGGTCGCGGTGGACTTCGCGCGCGGCGCGGTGCTGACGCTGGTCGGCGTGGGGGTGCTGGACCTGCTGCTGGGGACGATCGACTTCTCCGGCTTCCCGGAAATCGCTGTCGGAACCGTCGTCCGGCTGGCGGTGGTGGCGGGGGTGGCCTCGGCGCTGCGGCTCTTCGGGCGGGGGAACTACCCGTTCTTCCTGGCGGGCGCGGCGGCCGGGGCGGCGGTGGCATGGCTGAGGTGA
- a CDS encoding PTS system mannose/fructose/sorbose family transporter subunit IID has product MAEVTELGAGVRRRMLLRSFAVQGSWNYQTLIGTGLAFILSPALRRVHAGDDEALRRALGRHTELFNSHPYLAAVAAGAIARLEAERVPPETVARFKAAVRGSLGTLGDRLVWLMWRPMSVLLGVSLVLAGAAWWVGALAFLLVFNALHLWMRAWGLRTGLRDGLRIGGTLRGVPFQRMGDRAAQAGALLAGLAAALAAAPKGSHAWEWAAGAAAAVLGVALGRRVRAAAAVAMVVALIAGLVLART; this is encoded by the coding sequence ATGGCTGAGGTGACGGAGCTGGGCGCGGGGGTGCGCCGGCGCATGCTGCTGCGCTCCTTCGCCGTGCAGGGGAGCTGGAATTACCAGACGCTGATCGGCACGGGGCTGGCGTTCATCCTGAGTCCCGCGCTGCGGCGGGTGCACGCGGGCGACGACGAGGCGCTGCGGCGGGCGCTGGGGCGGCACACCGAGCTCTTCAACAGCCACCCGTACCTGGCCGCCGTGGCCGCGGGCGCCATCGCCCGGCTGGAGGCCGAGCGCGTGCCGCCGGAAACGGTGGCGCGCTTCAAGGCCGCCGTCCGTGGGTCGCTCGGGACGCTCGGCGACCGCCTGGTGTGGCTGATGTGGCGGCCGATGTCGGTGCTGCTGGGCGTCTCCCTCGTCCTCGCCGGGGCCGCCTGGTGGGTGGGGGCGCTCGCCTTCCTGCTGGTGTTCAACGCGCTGCACCTGTGGATGCGCGCGTGGGGCCTCAGGACGGGGCTGCGCGACGGGCTGCGGATCGGCGGCACGCTGCGCGGCGTTCCCTTCCAGCGCATGGGCGACCGCGCCGCGCAGGCGGGGGCGCTGCTGGCCGGGCTGGCCGCGGCGCTGGCGGCGGCGCCGAAGGGCTCGCACGCCTGGGAGTGGGCCGCGGGCGCCGCCGCGGCCGTGCTGGGGGTGGCGCTGGGCCGCCGCGTGCGCGCCGCCGCCGCCGTGGCCATGGTTGTCGCGCTGATCGCGGGGCTGGTCCTCGCACGCACCTGA
- a CDS encoding HPr family phosphocarrier protein — METSSEVQIVNKYGLHARPAAEFVKLANRFAADVWIRKEDVEVSGKSIMGVMMLAAECGSTVQIRAAGDDSQAAVDALVQLIQNRFGED, encoded by the coding sequence ATGGAAACGAGCAGCGAAGTGCAGATCGTGAACAAGTACGGCCTCCACGCGCGCCCCGCCGCGGAGTTCGTGAAGCTGGCCAACCGCTTTGCCGCCGACGTCTGGATCCGCAAGGAAGACGTGGAGGTGAGCGGGAAGAGCATCATGGGGGTGATGATGCTGGCGGCCGAGTGCGGCAGCACCGTGCAGATCCGCGCCGCGGGCGACGACTCGCAGGCGGCGGTGGACGCGCTGGTGCAGCTCATCCAGAACCGGTTCGGAGAGGACTGA
- the ptsP gene encoding phosphoenolpyruvate--protein phosphotransferase, whose protein sequence is MSLVRDGIPAAPGIVIAPARVLRWEVPRVPHGATVAPERVEDEVVRFLDACEWAKGRIRELMERTAKKMGEVEAQIFEPQLLMLEDADLVQGTLGYIRENHLSAERAFEWRVLEWESALSHSSHPMVLDRLNDLADVQNRVQRRLMSLPDPDIGSRAAEHKHVILVARELTPSLTVQLDPEHVIGIATDLGTRTSHSSILARSLDIPCVVSLGDLSEQVRDGQEVILDGRTGRVIVDPSADEQQAYRERDFAVREWEQELVLLAHLPSRTRDGVGLELRSNIDLPGEATSARNHGACGIGLYRTEFLVVGRNTAPGEDEQYRAYRAVAEAFPAHPVIIRTFDLGGDKFPAFLHMAPEENPFLGWRAIRVCLDEPAIFRTQLRALLRAMKHGDVRIMLPLINDISEVEQTRRLIEESREQLAAEGHEVPETYSLGAMIETPAAALSAPELARHVDFFSIGTNDLVQYTLAVDRGNSRLAKLYNPFHPAVVRLMDMTARAGREAGIEVGVCGEVAANPVAAFMLIGMRVSSLSVGPASLAEIKKVIRSVSFAEAEAAVAEAVRAPTPDAVLRALTSRLGAALDLSKFAGPWSLSGSG, encoded by the coding sequence GTGAGCCTGGTCCGCGACGGGATCCCGGCCGCGCCGGGAATCGTCATCGCCCCCGCGCGCGTGCTGCGCTGGGAGGTGCCGCGCGTGCCGCACGGCGCCACGGTGGCGCCCGAGCGCGTGGAAGACGAGGTCGTCCGCTTCCTGGACGCCTGCGAGTGGGCCAAGGGGCGCATCCGCGAGCTGATGGAGCGCACCGCGAAGAAGATGGGCGAGGTGGAGGCCCAGATCTTCGAGCCGCAGCTGCTGATGCTCGAGGACGCCGACCTGGTGCAGGGAACGCTCGGCTACATCCGCGAGAACCACCTGAGCGCCGAGCGCGCCTTCGAGTGGCGGGTGCTGGAGTGGGAGTCGGCCCTCTCGCACTCCTCCCACCCCATGGTGCTGGACCGGCTGAACGACCTGGCCGACGTGCAGAACCGCGTGCAGCGGCGCCTGATGTCGCTTCCCGACCCCGACATCGGGTCGCGCGCGGCCGAGCACAAGCACGTGATCCTGGTGGCCCGCGAGCTCACGCCGTCGCTCACCGTGCAGCTGGACCCCGAGCACGTCATCGGCATCGCCACCGACCTGGGCACGCGCACCTCGCACTCGTCCATCCTGGCGCGCTCGCTCGACATCCCCTGCGTCGTGTCGCTGGGCGACCTGTCGGAGCAGGTGAGGGACGGGCAGGAGGTGATCCTGGACGGGCGCACGGGGCGGGTGATCGTGGACCCCAGCGCCGACGAGCAGCAGGCCTACCGCGAGCGCGACTTCGCGGTGCGCGAGTGGGAGCAGGAGCTGGTGCTGCTGGCCCATCTCCCGTCCCGGACCCGCGACGGGGTGGGGCTGGAGCTGCGCAGCAACATCGACCTTCCCGGCGAGGCCACCAGCGCCCGCAACCACGGCGCCTGCGGCATCGGCCTGTACCGCACCGAGTTCCTGGTGGTGGGCCGCAACACCGCGCCGGGCGAAGACGAGCAGTACCGCGCGTACCGGGCCGTGGCCGAGGCCTTCCCGGCGCACCCGGTGATCATCCGCACCTTCGACCTGGGCGGCGACAAGTTCCCGGCGTTCCTGCACATGGCGCCCGAGGAGAACCCCTTCCTGGGGTGGCGCGCCATCCGCGTCTGCCTCGATGAGCCGGCCATCTTCCGCACCCAGCTGCGCGCGCTGCTCCGGGCCATGAAGCACGGCGACGTGCGCATCATGCTCCCGCTCATCAACGACATCTCCGAGGTGGAGCAGACGCGCCGGCTGATCGAGGAGTCGCGCGAGCAGCTGGCCGCCGAGGGGCACGAGGTGCCGGAGACGTACAGCCTGGGGGCGATGATCGAGACGCCGGCCGCGGCGCTCAGCGCGCCCGAGCTGGCGCGGCACGTGGACTTCTTCTCCATCGGCACCAACGACCTGGTGCAGTACACGCTGGCCGTGGACCGCGGCAACTCGCGCCTGGCCAAGCTCTACAACCCCTTCCACCCCGCCGTGGTGCGGCTGATGGACATGACCGCGCGCGCCGGCCGCGAGGCGGGGATCGAGGTGGGCGTGTGCGGCGAGGTGGCGGCCAACCCGGTCGCCGCGTTCATGCTCATCGGGATGCGGGTGAGCTCGCTCTCGGTGGGCCCCGCGTCGCTGGCCGAGATCAAGAAGGTCATCCGCTCGGTCTCGTTCGCCGAGGCCGAGGCCGCGGTGGCCGAGGCGGTGCGCGCGCCCACCCCCGACGCGGTGCTGAGGGCGCTCACCAGCCGGCTGGGGGCGGCGCTCGACCTCTCCAAGTTCGCCGGGCCGTGGAGCTTGTCGGGGTCCGGCTGA